The following are encoded together in the Strongyloides ratti genome assembly S_ratti_ED321, chromosome : 2 genome:
- a CDS encoding Transcription initiation factor TFIID subunit 13, producing MDELDMFNVHNEEEEDANMKPEDRKHLFKKELLKMLYGFGDDKVPYDKTLDLLEIMVCNYVRDISVAALNVGKPDKITLEDIHYLISRDPKKYGRVRELLSANQEIKVAKKKFEDNKF from the coding sequence ATGGATGAATTGGATATGTTTAATGTTCATAATGAAGAGGAGGAGGATGCTAATATGAAACCAGAAGATAGAAAACATTTGTTTAAGAAAGAACTTCTTAAAATGTTGTATGGTTTTGGTGATGATAAAGTTCCATATGATAAAACATTAGATCTCCTTGAAATAATGGTATGTAATTATGTACGGGATATATCAGTGGCGGCTTTGAATGTCGGAAAACCtgataaaattactttagaAGATATTCATTATCTTATAAGTAGAGATCCAAAGAAATATGGTCGTGTTAGAGAACTTCTTTCCGCAAATCAAGAAATTAAAGTTGCTAAAAAGAAATTCGAagataacaaattttaa
- a CDS encoding ATP-binding cassette sub-family F member 3 — MVVTKTETVLDNIFDLKKSYEDFKDDPNVEYIEFPVPENSFKESDEERTQRLKAQVMDDSIEPLLNGVFPLDFKPKVIIEEVTGRPIIIVEDKVKNAMKKYFSKIIGDNYDEIIEYLIEVVSKNVEEIYDYEDVLTAIGFIFRQFGCSEEETIKHCRVIMFMLHGKEVRGENESNQIEAYRLNMTVDMSTKALSSDVNTTIWKKSIKDNKLIDLSKFKNTKVNKDIELTIKESEAAKSKKEVIKAMATQRINRRDAKGNLSVENALDIKIEGIDISYGTKHILHNADLSLINGRKYGLVGRNGIGKTTLLKMISSGQLVIPSNITMLSVEQEVEGDDTLVIDAVLKSDKKRQELIDEEKLINDILSNPSEDVTEVDKDKLCERLVAIHTEMDLIGADKALKVAASILYGLGFSPEDQKRTTKEFSGGWRMRVALARALFVKPQLLLLDEPTNMLDMKAIYWLENHLISWIGTIFIVSHDRKFLNSVCTDIVHMHSRRLDQYRGDYDMFNKTMKDKLKQQKSEYEAQQLLRKHTQEFIDKFRYNAKRASMVQSRIKMLEKLPILQDVEFETDVVFKFPECEPLGQQVLQLDEVSFRYTPNSPLLFHNICCGSHADSRVCIVGENGAGKTTLLKLLLGELTPTSGIRHANRKLRIGYFTQHHVDQLEMNMSPLALLLQRFPNASVEEHRAALGRFGIAADTVFQSIQTLSGGQKSRLAFASLALEKPNYLILDEPTNHLDVETVDALGTALNKFNGGVVLVSHDERLIELVCKELWVVKDKRIFTLEGGLEEYKKHVYKQLAL, encoded by the exons ATGGTTGTTACTAAAACAGAGACAGttttagataatatttttgatttaaaaaaatcttatgaAGATTTTAAAGATGACCCAAATGTTGAATATATAGAATTTCCCGTACCtgaaaattcttttaaagaAAGTGATGAAGAAAGAACCCAACGTTTGAAAGCTCAAGTCATGGATGACAGTATTGAACCTTTACTGAATGGTGTTTTTCCATTAGACTTTAAACCAAAGGTTATAATAGAAGAAGTTACTGGAAGACCAATTATTATTGTTGAAGATAAGGTAAAGAATgcaatgaaaaaatatttttctaaaattattggTGATAATTATGATGAAattattgaatatttaatag aagTTGTATCAAAGAATGTTGAAGAAATTTATGACTATGAAGATGTTTTAACAGCTATAGGTTTTATCTTTAGGCAATTTGGTTGTTCTGAAGAAGAAACAATAAAACACTGTCGTGTAATTATGTTCATGCTTCATGGTAAAGAAGTTCGTGGAGAAAATGAGTCTAATCAAATTGAAGCTTATCGTCTTAATATGACTGTTGATATGTCTACTAAAGCCTTATCTTCAGATGTCAATACTACAATTTGGAAAAAATCTATCAAAGATAATAAGTTGATTGATTTgtctaaatttaaaaataccaAAGTTAATAAAGATATTGAATTGACTATTAAGGAATCTGAGGCAgcaaaaagtaaaaaagaaGTTATCAAAGCTATGGCAACTCAAAGAATCAATCGTAGAGATGCTAAAGGAAATCTTTCTGTAGAAAATGCtttagatattaaaatagaaGGAATTGATATTTCTTATGGTACTAAACATATTCTTCATAATGCTGATTTATCTCTTATTAATGGTAGAAAATATGGTCTTGTTGGAAGAAATGGTATTGGTAAGACTacacttttaaaaatgatatctTCTGGTCAATTGGTGATACCATCAAATATTACTATGTTGTCTGTTGAACAAGAAGTTGAAGGTGATGACACATTAGTTATTGATGCTGTTTTAAAATCTGACAAAAAACGTCAAGAACTTATTGATGAAGAAAAACTTATTAATGATATTCTTAGTAATCCATCAGAAGATGTAACTGAAGttgataaagataaattatgtGAACGTCTTGTTGCAATTCATACAGAAATGGATTTAATTGGTGCTGATAAAGCTTTAAAGGTAGCTGCATCAATACTTTATGGTCTTGGTTTTAGTCCTGAAGATCAAAAAAGGACAACAAAAGAATTTTCTGGTGGTTGGAGAATGAGAGTAGCCTTAGCTCGTGCTTTATTTGTTAAACCTCAATTATTACTTCTTGACGAACCTACAAACATGTTGGATATGAAAGCTATATATTGGCTTGAGAATCATCTTATTTCATGGATTGGAACAATTTTCATCGTATCCCATGATCGTAAATTCTTAAATTCAGTATGTACAGATATTGTTCATATGCATTCTAGGCGTCTTGATCAATATAGGGGAGATTATgatatgtttaataaaacaatgaaagataaattaaaacaacaaaaatCTGAGTATGAAGCTCAACAACTTTTGAGAAAACATACTCAagaatttattgataaatttaggTATAATGCTAAAAGAGCTTCCATGGTACAATCGAGAATTAAAATGCTTGAAAAATTACCCATTCTTCAAGATGTTGAATTTGAAACTGATGTCGTCTTTAAATTTCCAGAATGTGAACCACTTGGACAACAAGTATTACAACTTGACGAAGTATCTTTCCGTTATACTCCAAATTCTCCATTACTTTTTCACAACATTTGTTGTGGTTCTCATGCAGATTCTAGAGTTTGTATTGTTGGAGAAAATGGTGCTGGTAAAACAACACTTCTTAAATTACTTCTTGGAGAACTTACTCCAACAAGTGGTATACGTCATGCTAATAGAAAACTACGTATAGGATATTTTACACAACATCATGTTGATCAATTAGAAATGAACATGTCACCATTGGCTTTATTGTTACAACGTTTCCCTAACGCTAGCGTAGAAGAACATCGTGCAGCATTAGGAAGATTTGGTATTGCTGCTGATACCGTTTTTCAAAGTATTCAAACACTTTCAGGAGGTCAAAAATCTCGTCTTGCATTTGCTTCACTTGCTCTTGAAAAACCAAATTACCTTATACTGGACGAACCTACAAATCATTTAGATGTAGAAACAGTTGATGCTCTTGGAACTGctcttaataaatttaatggaGGAGTTGTTTTAGTATCTCACGATGAAAGATTAATAGAATTAGTCTGTAAAGAACTTTGGGTTGTCAAAGATAAAAGAATCTTTACTCTTGAAGGTGGTCTTGAAGAATACAAGAAACACGTTTATAAGCAACTTGCTctttaa
- a CDS encoding Mesencephalic astrocyte-derived neurotrophic factor homolog — MKFFTYVVFVVIVLFSTVLSQECEVCVKVLGDAMKKVPSSDASNKEKIGDVIRKHCKGTTGKEHKLCNFIGALPESPTSMMNDVVTPLAFSMPADKVCINKLKPKDAQICELKLDKPIDWANINLNKMKVRELKNILEKWGEQCKGCTEKSEYVKKIEELKPKYVKAEL, encoded by the exons ATGAAGTTTTTCACCTATGTTGTGTTTGTTGTTATAGTTTTATTCTCAACAGTTTTGTCTCAAGAATGTGAAG tttgtGTCAAAGTATTAGGAGATGCTATGAAAAAAGTTCCATCTTCAGATGCATcgaataaagaaaaaattggTGATGTTATACGTAAACATTGTAAAGGAACAACTGGTAAAGAACATAAATTa tgtAACTTTATTGGAGCTCTTCCTGAATCCCCAACTTCTATGATGAATGATGTTGTAACACCATTGGCATTCTCGATGCCAGCAGATAAGGTGTGTATCAACAAATTAAAACCAAAAGACGCTCAAATTTGTGAATTGAAATTGGATAAACCAATAGACTGGGCAAATATCAatcttaataaaatgaaGGTCAGAGAACTTAAGAATATCCTTGAAAAATGGGGTGAACAATGTAAAGGATGTACTGAAAAATCTGAATATGTTAAGAAAATAGAGGAATTGAAACCAAAATATGTTAAGGCTGAACtttaa
- a CDS encoding 60S ribosomal protein L37a — protein MAKRTKKVGITGKYGTRYGASLRKQVKKMEVTQHAKYTCLFCGKEAMKRTCVGIWKCSKCTRTVAGGAYVYSTVTAATVRSTIRRLRETKE, from the exons atg gCTAAACGTACAAAGAAGGTTGGAATTACCGGAAAATACGGTACCCGTTATGGAGCTTCCCTTCGTAAACAAGTAAAAAAGATGGAAGTCACTCAACATGCTAAATATACATGTCTTTTCTGTGGAAag GAAGCAATGAAACGTACATGTGTTGGTATCTGGAAATGCTCAAAATGCACCAGAACCGTTGCCGGAGGAGCCTACGTCTACAGCACAGTTACTGCAGCCACTGTAAGATCTACTATCAGACGTCTTCGTGAAACAAAAGAATAA